A section of the Pseudovibrio sp. M1P-2-3 genome encodes:
- a CDS encoding GcrA family cell cycle regulator — protein sequence MSWTTDRVELLTKLWAEGLSASQIAAELGNVTRNAVIGKVHRLGLSGRVKSTNSSKPRRNTSSSTSPSPRKTAPPASAKSDSAPVKARSASPLSQQTHQPSVSGANALKIEPEIIPVGEIEPVSSPDSLMPMSERATILSLNERTCKWPIGDPGGEDFHFCGRQSDGSTPYCAHHRRVAYQPVSERRRERKATA from the coding sequence ATGAGCTGGACGACTGATCGTGTTGAACTCCTAACCAAGCTATGGGCTGAAGGTCTCAGCGCTAGCCAAATCGCGGCAGAACTGGGGAATGTCACTCGAAACGCAGTTATAGGAAAAGTCCACAGGCTAGGCTTATCCGGCCGTGTCAAATCAACGAACTCTAGTAAGCCACGGCGTAACACTTCTTCTTCAACATCACCTTCTCCCAGAAAAACTGCGCCTCCTGCATCTGCAAAAAGTGACAGTGCACCCGTTAAAGCTCGAAGTGCTTCTCCGTTATCTCAACAAACACACCAACCAAGTGTGTCTGGGGCAAACGCCTTAAAGATTGAGCCGGAAATTATCCCGGTGGGAGAGATTGAACCAGTTTCTTCGCCTGATAGCCTGATGCCAATGTCGGAGCGGGCGACTATACTTAGCCTGAATGAACGCACTTGTAAGTGGCCTATTGGTGATCCCGGCGGGGAAGACTTTCATTTTTGCGGGCGTCAATCAGATGGATCGACACCATATTGCGCTCACCATCGCAGGGTTGCCTATCAGCCAGTCAGCGAAAGAAGACGCGAACGTAAAGCAACTGCTTAA
- a CDS encoding aspartate aminotransferase family protein: protein MTTSSLFQTYVRSELEFERGEGVWLYANDGRRYMDCASGVAVSGLGHSHPKLVEALQKQAETLWHVSNLYRSKEQEELGQLLVDNSFADKVFFCNSGTEAVEGAIKTTRRYFYAKGEPEKYRIITFEGAFHGRTMAGLAAGGQQKYLEGFGPALEGFDKVPFADLEAVKAAIGPQTAAILLEPIQGEGGIKAFDPAFLRALRALCDEHGLLLVLDEIQCGVGRTGKFFAHEWAGIEPDVMAVAKGIGGGFPLGAFLATDEVASGMSAGTHGTTYGGNLLAMTVGKAVLSIVLEPEFLEKVQKKSLLLKQKLAALVDSHPEVFKEVRGSGLMLGLVCKGDQGLTLKACRDNGLLPVPAGENVLRIMPPMVISEEEISQLVEMLETAALATEAAQKK from the coding sequence ATGACGACTTCGTCGCTCTTTCAGACCTATGTACGTTCCGAGCTTGAGTTCGAGCGGGGGGAAGGTGTCTGGCTGTATGCGAATGATGGTCGACGATATATGGATTGCGCTTCTGGTGTTGCTGTGAGCGGCTTGGGACATTCTCATCCAAAACTCGTTGAGGCTTTACAAAAGCAGGCGGAAACCCTGTGGCATGTGTCGAACCTTTATCGCAGTAAAGAGCAGGAAGAGCTTGGGCAACTTCTGGTGGACAATAGCTTCGCCGATAAGGTGTTCTTCTGCAATTCGGGCACTGAGGCTGTGGAAGGCGCTATCAAGACTACACGGCGCTATTTCTATGCCAAGGGGGAACCCGAAAAATATCGGATCATTACCTTCGAAGGTGCCTTTCACGGGCGGACAATGGCCGGCCTTGCCGCAGGCGGTCAGCAGAAATACCTTGAGGGGTTTGGCCCTGCTCTGGAAGGGTTCGACAAAGTTCCTTTTGCCGATCTGGAGGCAGTCAAAGCTGCAATTGGTCCGCAAACTGCGGCTATCTTGCTAGAACCCATTCAAGGTGAAGGGGGCATTAAGGCGTTTGATCCGGCCTTCCTTAGAGCGCTGCGCGCCCTTTGTGATGAACATGGCTTGCTTTTGGTTCTGGATGAAATTCAGTGTGGTGTAGGGCGAACAGGTAAGTTCTTTGCCCATGAATGGGCAGGAATTGAACCAGATGTAATGGCTGTTGCCAAGGGAATCGGCGGAGGCTTCCCTCTGGGAGCCTTTCTCGCGACCGATGAAGTGGCGTCTGGCATGAGCGCTGGAACCCACGGCACCACTTATGGTGGGAACCTTCTGGCCATGACTGTTGGTAAGGCCGTGTTAAGTATTGTTCTTGAACCGGAATTTTTGGAGAAAGTCCAGAAGAAGTCACTTCTGCTTAAGCAGAAACTGGCGGCTTTGGTGGATAGCCATCCAGAAGTATTCAAGGAAGTCCGAGGTTCTGGTTTAATGCTTGGGCTGGTTTGCAAGGGTGACCAAGGTCTAACTTTAAAAGCCTGTCGCGACAATGGTCTTCTGCCAGTTCCTGCGGGAGAAAATGTCCTTCGCATTATGCCTCCGATGGTCATCAGTGAAGAAGAAATTTCCCAGCTTGTTGAGATGCTGGAGACGGCAGCTTTAGCAACTGAAGCTGCACAAAAGAAATAA
- a CDS encoding tellurite resistance TerB family protein, translating to MSGSLTTHEALIHTMVMMSAADSSMTDAELLVMGDIVKILPVFKGFDRETLVRVAAQCGERMAADNGLTDTLDLIVSSLPKKLHDTAYALAVEVAAADLKLQQEELRMLELLRNKLSLDALTTAAIERSVQARYRMV from the coding sequence ATGAGCGGGTCACTAACAACACATGAAGCCCTGATACACACAATGGTCATGATGTCTGCTGCAGACAGCTCGATGACGGATGCCGAACTACTGGTCATGGGGGATATCGTCAAAATCCTACCTGTATTCAAAGGATTTGACCGGGAGACCCTTGTAAGGGTTGCCGCGCAGTGCGGTGAACGCATGGCGGCAGACAACGGACTGACAGATACATTGGACCTGATTGTTTCGTCTCTTCCCAAAAAACTGCACGATACCGCCTACGCATTAGCTGTTGAGGTTGCGGCAGCTGACCTGAAACTGCAACAAGAAGAACTGAGAATGCTTGAGCTTCTTCGCAACAAGTTGTCGCTGGACGCACTGACAACAGCTGCAATTGAGCGCAGTGTTCAGGCCCGTTACCGCATGGTATAG
- a CDS encoding CDP-alcohol phosphatidyltransferase family protein: MFDAKARRVIDPPLNIIGKLLAQRGVRANWVTVSGLLCGLFAAYLVVLGYFLTALVFVVLNRLADGLDGAIARADKKTDLGGFLDILCDFVFYGALPLAFALHNPVENALATAGLLFSFYLSGSSFLAFAVIAERKGVITEVQGQKSLYYLSGLAEGGETIAVFLAFCLFPQYFVWLAWGFAGICLISSIGRVAQIVKLTGAD, encoded by the coding sequence GTGTTTGACGCAAAAGCAAGGCGGGTGATAGATCCGCCTTTAAATATTATTGGAAAGCTACTGGCGCAAAGGGGGGTTCGTGCAAACTGGGTTACAGTTTCAGGACTTTTGTGCGGTCTTTTTGCAGCCTACCTTGTGGTCCTTGGGTATTTTCTAACCGCTCTTGTTTTTGTTGTTCTGAATAGGCTGGCTGATGGCCTTGATGGGGCGATTGCCAGAGCCGATAAAAAGACCGATCTTGGCGGTTTTCTGGATATCCTTTGTGATTTTGTATTTTATGGCGCTCTTCCGCTAGCTTTTGCCCTTCACAATCCCGTAGAAAATGCGCTGGCGACCGCAGGGCTCCTATTTAGCTTTTATCTGAGTGGGTCTAGCTTTCTGGCCTTTGCTGTTATCGCGGAGCGCAAAGGCGTCATAACCGAGGTGCAAGGACAAAAGTCCCTTTACTACTTGAGTGGTCTTGCTGAAGGCGGAGAGACCATTGCGGTGTTTTTGGCGTTCTGTCTGTTTCCGCAGTATTTTGTTTGGCTGGCGTGGGGATTTGCCGGAATTTGTCTCATCTCTTCCATAGGCAGAGTAGCCCAAATTGTGAAACTAACCGGAGCAGACTAG
- a CDS encoding thermonuclease family protein — translation MRWIKKITNSLVPVLLCFIAIGALAFLAFQREENPSRPVTSALTLYKPSSLPQRTNIAPKEASKPDSSVAVSNTDDQQQVTGKGASPAQGDAKKQEPADLLAIHRPLILDGASFQHNGRKIRLAHLSPLPLDRTCSSWLGGAWPCGMRARTALRAFLLQVSVECSNIQETGEGYAVATCKRGEVDVAHWLLENGWASPTTDAPAEFNRLAKEAKQKKRGIWQTERKKMPSNDFLVPAGTQTGPREVEEEEILIQTQPQIYWKQHSPLQKVINPDP, via the coding sequence ATGCGCTGGATAAAGAAAATAACAAATTCGCTTGTTCCGGTTCTCCTGTGTTTTATAGCCATAGGAGCGCTCGCTTTTCTGGCCTTTCAAAGGGAAGAGAACCCCTCCCGTCCTGTCACCTCTGCTTTGACCCTTTACAAACCCTCGTCCCTCCCGCAAAGAACAAATATTGCGCCTAAAGAGGCGAGTAAGCCGGACAGTTCGGTCGCGGTCTCCAATACCGATGACCAACAACAGGTAACCGGTAAAGGTGCCTCACCAGCCCAAGGCGACGCAAAAAAACAAGAGCCAGCGGATTTACTGGCTATCCACCGCCCACTCATTCTGGATGGAGCGAGCTTCCAGCATAATGGCCGGAAAATCAGGCTTGCTCACCTCAGCCCCCTTCCTCTGGATCGTACCTGCAGCAGCTGGCTTGGAGGCGCCTGGCCATGTGGCATGCGTGCAAGGACCGCGCTTCGCGCATTTCTCCTGCAAGTTTCAGTGGAATGTTCGAATATCCAAGAAACAGGGGAAGGATATGCCGTTGCAACATGTAAACGCGGAGAAGTGGATGTCGCTCATTGGCTCCTTGAAAACGGCTGGGCTAGCCCCACAACAGACGCTCCTGCCGAGTTTAACCGTTTAGCAAAAGAGGCAAAACAGAAAAAGCGGGGTATATGGCAAACAGAGCGCAAAAAAATGCCATCAAATGACTTTCTAGTGCCAGCTGGTACACAAACTGGCCCAAGAGAGGTGGAAGAAGAAGAGATCCTTATCCAGACGCAGCCGCAAATTTACTGGAAACAGCATTCCCCCCTTCAAAAGGTTATTAATCCAGACCCCTGA
- a CDS encoding Hsp33 family molecular chaperone has protein sequence MNKSQEQTSKVKPVGDDVVLPFSVEGLDVRGRSVRLGAVLDSMLARHDYPVPVKKLLAQATVLTAMLGSTLKFDGRLTLQAQSDGAVSMMVVDFNAPDGLRATASFDEERVSSVAQQEGFKPEDLLGKGHLAFTIDQGAHTSRYQGIVALNGISLEEAAHEYFLKSEQIPTRVRLSVAEVLKADEKGSYNHTWRAGGIMVQFLPQAPERMRAADIHPGDAPEGTPAHFVEEDDAWVEAKSLVDTVKDDEIVDPDLGIEQLLFRLFHERGARVYDPHPMADRCTCSEEKLKKTLRGFPKEDQDELKTQENISITCDFCSQSYTLLTKDVFSEDES, from the coding sequence ATGAATAAAAGCCAAGAGCAAACGTCTAAAGTGAAGCCTGTGGGTGATGATGTTGTCCTTCCTTTCTCGGTTGAGGGGCTGGACGTTCGCGGGCGAAGTGTACGTCTGGGCGCAGTTTTGGACAGCATGCTTGCCCGTCATGACTACCCGGTGCCTGTCAAGAAGTTGCTTGCGCAGGCAACTGTTCTGACAGCGATGCTGGGAAGTACGTTGAAGTTTGACGGGCGGTTGACGTTGCAGGCACAAAGTGATGGTGCTGTGTCCATGATGGTTGTGGACTTCAATGCGCCTGACGGCTTGCGCGCAACAGCTTCTTTTGATGAAGAGCGTGTGAGTTCTGTCGCGCAGCAGGAAGGCTTCAAGCCGGAAGATTTGCTCGGCAAGGGGCATCTGGCGTTCACAATCGATCAGGGTGCTCACACCAGCCGCTACCAAGGCATTGTGGCTCTGAATGGCATCTCTTTGGAAGAAGCTGCACACGAATACTTCCTAAAGTCCGAGCAGATACCGACGCGGGTCCGCCTTTCTGTCGCGGAAGTGTTGAAGGCTGACGAGAAGGGGAGCTACAATCATACTTGGCGCGCTGGCGGCATTATGGTTCAGTTTCTCCCTCAAGCACCTGAGCGCATGCGAGCCGCAGATATTCACCCGGGAGATGCTCCGGAAGGTACACCAGCGCACTTTGTAGAAGAAGATGATGCATGGGTAGAAGCCAAATCTTTGGTGGATACGGTCAAGGATGATGAGATTGTTGATCCTGATCTTGGAATAGAACAATTGCTGTTCAGGCTGTTCCATGAGCGGGGCGCTCGGGTTTATGACCCTCATCCTATGGCAGACCGATGCACATGTTCGGAAGAGAAGCTCAAAAAAACTCTTCGAGGTTTCCCAAAAGAAGATCAAGACGAGTTAAAGACGCAAGAAAATATCTCGATTACCTGCGATTTTTGCAGTCAGAGCTATACTTTGCTTACCAAGGATGTCTTCTCCGAAGATGAATCCTAA
- a CDS encoding SGNH/GDSL hydrolase family protein, with protein sequence MYIGTILSLFLLPLYIIEGIRTRLSTLRLPSAIGPVSGTFKGNRNEDQEIRLLIVGDSTVAGVGVKTTDLALPYQLARALCEKSGKTVHWRAAGCNSAESTHIRDLVIPNLPEEDYTHVFFSLGFNDLKNFRSQGKWKSGFGGLLYATRAKYPNSKIYWCKMMDPGRMPALKRGLVFVLRLRRKMISELGAALCEERGGTWIEPMKGTRAEYYCHDGVHPSEEGNRAWANHVAIEIVHNEASWQENQYKVDDEQHQMHRSMEDVGPVPAESN encoded by the coding sequence ATGTATATTGGCACTATTTTATCACTCTTTTTATTACCTCTATACATAATTGAGGGAATTCGGACGCGATTAAGTACTCTTAGACTTCCATCGGCGATTGGGCCTGTTTCTGGAACCTTCAAAGGGAATAGGAATGAAGACCAAGAGATTCGTCTTCTCATCGTCGGCGACTCCACAGTAGCGGGCGTCGGGGTTAAAACAACCGATCTGGCTCTTCCCTATCAGTTGGCTAGAGCTCTTTGCGAAAAATCGGGAAAGACAGTTCACTGGCGCGCCGCTGGGTGCAACAGCGCAGAATCTACTCATATTCGTGACTTGGTAATCCCGAACCTTCCCGAGGAGGATTACACGCATGTGTTTTTCAGCTTGGGCTTTAATGATCTCAAAAACTTTCGGTCCCAGGGGAAATGGAAAAGCGGCTTCGGTGGTTTGCTTTATGCGACCCGTGCAAAGTACCCAAACTCCAAAATTTATTGGTGTAAGATGATGGACCCCGGCCGTATGCCCGCCCTCAAGAGGGGGCTGGTTTTCGTTTTACGGCTACGAAGGAAAATGATTTCTGAATTGGGGGCAGCCTTGTGTGAAGAGCGAGGCGGTACATGGATCGAGCCAATGAAAGGTACCCGAGCAGAGTATTATTGCCATGATGGTGTTCATCCCTCTGAAGAGGGAAATAGGGCTTGGGCCAATCATGTAGCCATCGAAATAGTGCATAACGAGGCTTCATGGCAGGAAAATCAATACAAAGTAGACGATGAACAGCACCAGATGCACCGATCCATGGAGGACGTTGGTCCGGTTCCCGCTGAAAGTAATTAA
- a CDS encoding calcium:proton antiporter: MIFYSYTEALVGASSPATVKVISFFWIFLAMMWSAFAVVRHADCLAVSLGEPYGTLILTLSVIGIEVSLIIAIMLTGASNDALARDTMLAVLNIVLNGMVGLTLVLGGLKHGEQPFNTQGARSFLSVLIPLATISLILPRYTISTEDPSLSTAQQVAFALIIVALYGVFLATQNIRHSSFFKEPSPYSGIALPFLLGDDQSPQKGQGGAHSHHPNLEVRSNLYHASFLLLTMMPIILLSKKFAILVDSAITKWSLPAAMGGILVALLVLTPEGLGSFQAALKNQLQRSVNICLGSALATIGLTVPAVLLVAGLLDIHIVLGVKNTDMLLLILTLVMSLITFSGNRTNVLHGSVHLVLFIVYFVLIFLP, encoded by the coding sequence GTGATTTTTTATAGTTACACTGAAGCCCTAGTGGGAGCCAGCAGCCCAGCCACAGTCAAAGTTATCAGTTTTTTCTGGATTTTCCTCGCAATGATGTGGAGTGCTTTTGCTGTTGTTCGTCATGCGGATTGTCTGGCAGTTAGCCTTGGAGAACCTTACGGTACCCTTATTCTAACCCTCTCGGTCATCGGCATCGAAGTTTCCTTGATAATTGCAATTATGCTGACTGGTGCAAGTAATGATGCCCTTGCTCGCGATACCATGCTTGCCGTCCTCAACATTGTGCTCAATGGAATGGTGGGGCTAACTTTGGTGCTTGGCGGGCTAAAGCATGGAGAACAGCCTTTTAACACGCAAGGGGCGCGGTCCTTTCTCTCTGTCCTTATTCCACTTGCAACCATATCGTTGATTTTGCCACGATACACGATCTCAACGGAGGACCCGTCCCTATCAACAGCGCAACAGGTTGCGTTTGCTCTCATAATCGTTGCGCTCTATGGCGTTTTTCTAGCCACGCAGAATATCCGGCATTCTTCTTTTTTCAAGGAACCCAGTCCTTACTCGGGAATAGCCCTCCCCTTTTTACTAGGAGATGATCAGTCCCCTCAAAAAGGACAGGGCGGAGCACACAGCCACCACCCCAATCTTGAAGTACGTTCCAATCTTTATCATGCCTCTTTTTTGCTGCTGACGATGATGCCTATCATTCTGCTTTCCAAGAAATTTGCAATTCTTGTCGACAGCGCCATCACCAAATGGTCACTGCCAGCAGCAATGGGCGGAATTTTAGTAGCTCTTCTGGTTCTAACACCGGAAGGTCTGGGCAGTTTCCAAGCAGCTTTGAAAAATCAACTCCAAAGATCGGTAAATATCTGCCTTGGCTCAGCACTTGCGACTATTGGCCTAACAGTCCCCGCTGTCCTCTTGGTGGCGGGGCTTTTGGATATTCATATTGTTCTGGGTGTCAAGAACACAGATATGCTGCTCCTTATTCTGACCTTGGTCATGAGCTTAATTACTTTCAGCGGGAACCGGACCAACGTCCTCCATGGATCGGTGCATCTGGTGCTGTTCATCGTCTACTTTGTATTGATTTTCCTGCCATGA
- a CDS encoding SDR family oxidoreductase produces MILLTGATGTTGKQVVDLLVQNGVQVRALVRDKTRATDLALKGVELVEGSFENIEEMPHLFEGIERAFFLSGISDKQRDYEPRFYDMAKRSGIKHVVKQSAWVAEYPDGGYMAKTHSLGEGYLKASSLTYTIIRPNYFMQNFVDFAPSIKEQGAVFLPVGVGRCGVIDIRDLAEVIAAVLTQEGHENKTYRLTGPDILTIEECCLKLAKGIGRPVHFQDIPLDDFKRTLMSFGQTEWFAERIVELMNMVKEDTQAETTNTVEDVLKRPPRAFDEFVEDYAGNFR; encoded by the coding sequence ATGATCTTACTGACCGGAGCTACCGGAACAACTGGAAAGCAAGTCGTTGATTTGCTAGTTCAAAATGGTGTTCAAGTTCGTGCCTTGGTGAGAGATAAGACTAGAGCCACAGATTTAGCGCTCAAGGGAGTGGAACTAGTTGAAGGCAGCTTTGAGAATATCGAAGAAATGCCACACCTTTTTGAAGGGATCGAGCGGGCTTTCTTCCTCTCCGGTATTTCGGATAAGCAGCGTGACTATGAACCACGTTTTTATGATATGGCAAAGCGTTCCGGTATAAAGCATGTTGTCAAACAATCTGCTTGGGTTGCAGAGTATCCTGACGGAGGCTACATGGCCAAAACTCACAGCCTAGGTGAGGGTTACCTTAAGGCAAGTAGCCTGACATACACGATTATCCGCCCGAACTACTTCATGCAGAACTTCGTAGACTTTGCCCCTTCGATCAAAGAGCAAGGGGCAGTCTTTCTACCCGTTGGTGTAGGGCGTTGCGGTGTAATCGATATTCGGGATCTGGCTGAAGTTATTGCAGCTGTCCTAACGCAGGAAGGACATGAGAATAAGACTTACCGTTTGACTGGTCCGGACATTCTTACAATAGAAGAGTGTTGCCTCAAACTTGCAAAGGGTATTGGTAGGCCCGTCCACTTTCAGGACATTCCCTTGGACGATTTTAAAAGGACCCTTATGTCTTTCGGACAAACCGAGTGGTTTGCCGAACGCATTGTTGAGCTTATGAATATGGTAAAAGAGGACACGCAGGCCGAAACCACAAATACAGTTGAAGATGTTCTTAAACGGCCTCCACGTGCCTTTGACGAGTTTGTAGAGGATTATGCTGGAAATTTCCGCTAG
- a CDS encoding lysine--tRNA ligase, with protein MTKNSLPQLDLSPELIAAAQVSKAWPFEEARKLVKRLKDKPKSGPVLFETGYGPSGLPHMGTFGEVARTTMVRTAFHVLTEDKIDTKLICFSDDMDGFRKVPTNVPNQELLAESLGKPLTRVPDPFGEYEGFAQSNNAKLMAFLDRFGFEYDFASSTDYYESGRFDEALLRMLEVYDKVMAIILPTLGEERRATYSPFLPVCPRTGIVLQVPMVDRSVEKGTVTYIDPETDERVEVPVTGGHVKCQWKADWAMRWYALGIDYEMAGKDLIDSVNLSGKICKALGGKPPEGFNYELFLDEKGQKISKSKGNGLTMEEWLTYATPESLSLFNFQKPKTAKKLYFDVIPKAVDEYFTFLSKCEAMKADQKLMNPAWHIHYGNPPKVDMPINFAMLLNLVSASNAENKDVLWAFISRYAQGASAQTHPELDSLVGYAIRYYDDFVKPTKKFKIADDVETDMLKQLDATLSKLPAETDGGEIQNAIYDIGRNIERYQNTQKPGPDGRPGVGQTFFSAIYQVLLGQEKGPRFGSFVALYGIEETRGLITKALAGTLGN; from the coding sequence ATGACCAAAAATTCTTTGCCGCAGCTCGATCTTAGCCCCGAACTTATCGCAGCGGCCCAGGTTTCTAAAGCCTGGCCGTTTGAAGAAGCGCGCAAACTGGTCAAACGGCTGAAGGATAAACCCAAGTCCGGCCCAGTCTTGTTCGAGACTGGGTATGGCCCCTCTGGTCTGCCACATATGGGCACATTTGGTGAGGTTGCCCGCACGACAATGGTGCGCACCGCATTTCACGTGCTGACTGAGGATAAAATCGACACCAAACTGATTTGCTTCTCAGACGATATGGATGGTTTTCGCAAGGTTCCGACCAATGTTCCCAATCAGGAACTGTTAGCTGAAAGCCTCGGCAAACCGCTTACCCGTGTTCCAGATCCATTTGGAGAATACGAAGGGTTTGCCCAGTCCAACAATGCTAAACTGATGGCATTTCTGGATAGGTTTGGTTTCGAATACGACTTTGCGTCTTCAACGGACTATTATGAGTCTGGCCGATTTGATGAAGCTTTGCTTCGCATGCTGGAAGTCTACGACAAGGTGATGGCGATTATCCTGCCAACGCTGGGCGAAGAGCGCCGCGCGACTTACTCACCGTTCCTACCAGTTTGTCCGCGCACAGGCATTGTGCTGCAGGTTCCAATGGTTGATCGGAGCGTTGAAAAAGGCACAGTCACCTATATTGATCCAGAGACAGACGAGCGCGTTGAAGTTCCTGTGACAGGTGGTCATGTAAAGTGCCAGTGGAAAGCCGACTGGGCCATGCGTTGGTATGCGCTTGGTATTGACTACGAGATGGCCGGTAAGGACTTGATCGATAGTGTCAACCTATCGGGTAAGATTTGTAAGGCTCTGGGCGGTAAGCCACCAGAAGGATTTAACTACGAACTCTTCTTGGATGAAAAAGGGCAAAAAATCTCCAAGTCCAAAGGCAATGGCCTCACTATGGAAGAGTGGCTGACCTATGCGACCCCAGAGAGCTTGTCTTTGTTCAACTTCCAGAAGCCCAAAACTGCTAAGAAGCTGTATTTCGACGTTATTCCTAAAGCGGTTGATGAGTACTTCACTTTCTTGAGCAAGTGTGAAGCTATGAAGGCTGATCAAAAGCTGATGAACCCGGCTTGGCACATTCATTATGGCAACCCGCCGAAAGTGGATATGCCCATCAACTTCGCAATGCTCCTCAATCTGGTGTCCGCATCCAATGCGGAAAACAAGGATGTATTGTGGGCATTTATCTCGCGTTATGCGCAAGGCGCCTCAGCCCAGACGCACCCTGAGCTTGATTCTTTGGTTGGATATGCGATCCGCTATTATGACGATTTCGTTAAACCAACGAAAAAGTTCAAGATAGCGGACGACGTGGAAACAGATATGCTCAAGCAGTTGGATGCGACGCTGAGCAAGCTGCCCGCAGAAACTGATGGTGGAGAAATCCAGAATGCGATCTACGACATTGGTCGTAACATAGAGCGCTATCAGAACACGCAAAAGCCTGGGCCAGATGGAAGACCTGGTGTTGGGCAAACCTTCTTTTCCGCCATTTATCAAGTACTTCTTGGTCAGGAGAAGGGGCCAAGGTTCGGCTCGTTTGTTGCCCTTTATGGTATCGAGGAAACAAGAGGCTTGATTACAAAAGCACTTGCAGGAACGCTCGGAAACTGA
- the argF gene encoding ornithine carbamoyltransferase — translation MSVVSKPKHFLDISELPAGELRKILDGASLLKKRREAQRGKSGPLSGRTLAMIFEQPSTRTRISFDVGARELGGEPLMLTGKEMQLGRGESIPDTARVLSRFVDMIMIRMLDHEAVRELAQYSDIPVINGLTKESHPCQIMADIMTFEEHRGPIQGKRIAWVGDSNNVLYSWMQASAKLDFELVVGAPKELTVPQEWLEAVKRQGGNVTITEDPIEAVSGCHAVITDCWVSMGDEDASYRYNLLSPYQVNDNLMAKAHNEAIFMHCLPAHRGEEVTDAVMDGPQSVVFDEAENRLHAQKGIMAWCLDALPEE, via the coding sequence ATGTCCGTTGTTTCAAAGCCCAAACATTTTCTTGATATCTCTGAGTTGCCAGCAGGTGAGCTGCGAAAAATTCTTGATGGTGCCTCCCTTTTGAAAAAAAGGAGAGAGGCTCAACGTGGTAAATCCGGCCCTCTTTCGGGGCGGACGTTGGCTATGATCTTTGAACAGCCCTCAACACGTACACGCATCTCTTTTGATGTGGGTGCGCGGGAGCTGGGTGGTGAGCCGCTTATGCTGACTGGTAAGGAAATGCAGCTGGGGCGCGGGGAATCTATTCCTGATACCGCCCGTGTTCTCAGCCGTTTCGTTGATATGATCATGATCCGTATGTTGGATCATGAAGCTGTTCGCGAACTGGCACAGTATTCTGATATACCTGTCATAAACGGTCTGACAAAAGAGTCCCATCCCTGCCAGATTATGGCGGATATCATGACGTTTGAAGAACATCGCGGGCCTATTCAAGGCAAGCGGATTGCATGGGTTGGGGATAGCAACAACGTACTCTACTCGTGGATGCAAGCGAGCGCAAAGCTGGATTTCGAGCTTGTCGTGGGGGCGCCAAAGGAGTTGACTGTTCCGCAGGAGTGGTTAGAAGCAGTCAAGCGTCAAGGTGGCAATGTCACCATTACCGAGGACCCGATTGAAGCAGTTTCTGGCTGTCATGCTGTCATTACTGATTGCTGGGTTTCTATGGGCGATGAAGACGCTTCTTACCGCTATAACCTGCTGAGCCCGTATCAGGTGAATGATAACTTGATGGCCAAGGCGCATAATGAAGCAATATTTATGCACTGTTTGCCAGCTCACCGTGGCGAAGAGGTTACGGATGCGGTAATGGATGGCCCACAGTCGGTTGTTTTCGATGAAGCTGAAAACCGACTGCACGCTCAAAAAGGAATTATGGCATGGTGTCTTGATGCACTGCCGGAGGAATAA